The proteins below come from a single Paracoccus sp. SCSIO 75233 genomic window:
- the murB gene encoding UDP-N-acetylmuramate dehydrogenase encodes MITNLPTPRGTLTPNRPLDGLTWLRVGGPADWFFQPADHDDLATFLRNLDPAIAVFPMGVGSNLIVRDGGIRGVVIRLGRGFNGIDFDGDTVIAGAAALDAHVARKAADQGLDLTFLRTIPGSIGGAVRMNAGCYGSYVADCLIDVTAITRSGETLTLTPDNLHFAYRHSDLAEGSVITSARFRAERGEPEALHQKMTDQLAKRDATQPTKDCTAGSTFRNPAGFSSTGRADDSHDLKAWKLIDDAGLRGHRLGGAQMSEKHPNFLLNTGGATAADLEALGELVRDRVREKSGHELQWEVIRIGDKA; translated from the coding sequence ATGATCACAAATCTCCCCACCCCCCGCGGCACGCTGACCCCGAACCGCCCGCTTGACGGGCTGACATGGCTGCGCGTGGGCGGCCCCGCCGACTGGTTCTTTCAACCCGCCGATCACGACGATCTCGCCACCTTCCTGCGCAATCTGGACCCAGCAATTGCTGTGTTTCCGATGGGTGTCGGCTCCAATCTCATTGTCCGCGACGGCGGCATTCGCGGCGTCGTGATCCGGCTCGGGCGCGGCTTCAACGGGATCGATTTCGACGGCGATACGGTCATCGCAGGTGCTGCGGCGCTTGATGCGCATGTCGCCCGGAAGGCGGCGGATCAGGGGCTGGACCTGACCTTCCTGCGCACGATTCCCGGCAGTATCGGTGGTGCTGTACGGATGAACGCTGGCTGCTATGGCAGCTATGTCGCCGACTGCCTGATCGACGTGACAGCCATAACCCGTAGCGGTGAAACCCTGACCCTCACCCCAGACAACCTGCATTTCGCTTATCGCCACAGCGATCTGGCCGAGGGCAGCGTCATCACCTCCGCCCGCTTCCGCGCCGAACGCGGAGAGCCGGAGGCGCTGCACCAGAAAATGACCGATCAATTGGCCAAGCGCGACGCGACGCAGCCGACGAAAGATTGCACGGCGGGCTCGACTTTCCGCAATCCGGCAGGGTTTTCGTCGACCGGGCGGGCGGATGACAGCCATGATCTGAAAGCATGGAAACTTATAGACGATGCGGGCCTGCGCGGCCATCGCCTCGGCGGCGCGCAGATGTCGGAGAAGCACCCGAATTTCCTGCTCAACACGGGCGGGGCGACCGCCGCCGATCTTGAAGCCCTGGGCGAGCTGGTCCGTGACCGGGTGCGCGAAAAATCCGGTCACGAACTGCAATGGGAGGTCATCCGGATCGGCGACAAAGCCTGA
- a CDS encoding electron transfer flavoprotein subunit alpha/FixB family protein produces MAVLLLGEVTNGELNADATGKAVNALKGLGDVTVLCAGSSAKAAAEEAAKIDGVAKVLVAEDALYGHRLAEPTAALLVELAGDYDHIAAPATTDAKNIMPRVAALLDVMVISDVSEVVDADTFKRPVYAGNAIQTVKSKDAKKVLTVRTASFDAAGAGGSASVTDQAIGPDPALSSWVSDEVAESDRPELTSAGRVVSGGRGVGSEENFAIIEALADKLGAAVGASRAAVDSGFAPNDWQVGQTGKVVAPELYIAIGISGAIQHLAGMKDSKVIVAINKDEEAPIFQIADYGLVGDLFNIVPELTEKL; encoded by the coding sequence ATGGCTGTTCTGCTGCTGGGTGAAGTCACCAATGGGGAACTCAACGCGGATGCCACGGGCAAGGCGGTCAATGCGCTGAAGGGTCTGGGCGATGTGACGGTGCTCTGTGCCGGATCGTCGGCCAAGGCTGCCGCTGAGGAAGCCGCGAAGATCGACGGCGTGGCCAAGGTGCTGGTCGCCGAGGATGCGCTCTATGGCCACCGTCTGGCCGAACCGACCGCCGCGCTGCTGGTCGAACTGGCGGGCGATTACGACCATATCGCGGCGCCCGCGACGACGGATGCCAAGAACATCATGCCGCGCGTGGCGGCTTTGCTGGATGTGATGGTGATTTCGGATGTCTCCGAGGTGGTCGATGCCGACACGTTCAAGCGTCCGGTCTATGCGGGCAACGCGATCCAGACGGTGAAGTCGAAGGACGCCAAGAAGGTGCTGACCGTGCGCACCGCCAGCTTCGATGCGGCAGGCGCGGGCGGCTCCGCATCCGTCACCGATCAGGCGATCGGCCCGGATCCGGCCCTGTCATCCTGGGTCTCGGACGAGGTTGCGGAAAGCGACCGCCCGGAACTGACCTCGGCGGGCCGCGTGGTCTCCGGCGGTCGCGGCGTCGGCTCGGAAGAGAACTTCGCGATCATCGAGGCGCTCGCCGACAAGCTCGGCGCTGCCGTCGGTGCCAGCCGCGCGGCGGTCGATTCAGGCTTCGCCCCGAATGACTGGCAGGTCGGCCAGACCGGCAAGGTGGTCGCGCCGGAGCTTTACATCGCCATCGGCATCTCCGGCGCGATCCAGCACCTTGCGGGGATGAAGGATTCGAAGGTCATCGTGGCGATCAACAAGGACGAGGAAGCCCCGATCTTCCAGATCGCCGATTACGGCCTCGTCGGCGACCTCTTCAACATCGTCCCGGAACTGACCGAAAAGCTCTGA
- the murC gene encoding UDP-N-acetylmuramate--L-alanine ligase, producing MNAATKLPGELGPIHFVGIGGIGMSGIAEVLITLGYDVQGSDAKRSKITDRLEKLGACVFEGQKAENIGEAGVVVISTAIKKGNPELEEARRRGLPIVRRAEMLAELMRLRSNIAIGGTHGKTTTTTMVATLLDHGKFDPTVINGGVIHAYGSNARAGAGEWMVVEADESDGSFNRLPATIAIVTNIDPEHMEHWGDFDKLREGFYNFASSVPFYGLAVCCTDHPEVQALVGRLTDRRVVTFGFNAQADVRAVNLRYENGVAHFDIALQGEADLNDGEVPVIEDCALPMPGDHNVSNALAAVAVARHLGMKRAEIREALAAFGGVGRRFTRVGEVNGVTIIDDYGHHPVEIAAVLKAARQATKGRVIAVHQPHRYSRLSGLFEDFCTCFNEADVVGIADVYAAGEDPIPGASRDDLVAGLIAHGHRHARAVVDEDDLARLVREQARPGDMVVCLGAGSISAWTNGLPERLTEKAA from the coding sequence ATGAATGCTGCGACCAAACTGCCCGGCGAACTGGGCCCCATTCACTTCGTCGGCATCGGCGGGATCGGCATGTCGGGTATTGCCGAGGTTCTGATAACGCTTGGCTATGACGTGCAGGGCTCGGACGCGAAACGCTCGAAAATCACCGACCGGCTGGAAAAACTCGGCGCGTGTGTGTTCGAGGGGCAGAAGGCAGAAAATATCGGCGAGGCCGGGGTCGTGGTCATCTCCACCGCCATCAAGAAGGGCAACCCGGAGCTGGAAGAGGCCCGCCGTCGCGGCCTGCCCATCGTCCGCCGGGCAGAGATGCTGGCCGAACTGATGCGCCTGCGTTCGAACATCGCCATCGGCGGCACCCACGGCAAGACCACGACGACGACGATGGTCGCCACGCTGCTCGATCACGGAAAATTCGACCCGACCGTCATCAATGGCGGGGTGATCCACGCCTATGGCTCCAACGCCCGCGCCGGTGCCGGGGAATGGATGGTGGTGGAAGCCGATGAAAGCGACGGCTCCTTCAACCGCCTGCCCGCGACAATCGCCATCGTCACCAATATCGATCCCGAGCATATGGAGCACTGGGGCGATTTCGACAAACTCCGCGAAGGTTTCTACAACTTCGCCTCCTCGGTCCCGTTCTACGGCCTCGCCGTGTGCTGCACCGATCACCCCGAGGTGCAGGCCCTTGTCGGCCGCCTGACCGACCGCCGCGTCGTCACCTTCGGCTTCAACGCCCAGGCCGATGTCCGCGCGGTCAATCTGCGCTATGAAAACGGCGTCGCCCATTTCGACATCGCCTTGCAGGGCGAGGCCGATCTGAATGACGGCGAGGTCCCGGTGATCGAGGATTGTGCCCTGCCCATGCCCGGCGATCACAACGTCTCGAACGCTCTGGCCGCTGTCGCCGTGGCCCGCCATCTGGGCATGAAACGCGCCGAAATCCGCGAGGCGCTTGCGGCATTCGGCGGCGTTGGTCGCCGCTTCACCCGCGTGGGCGAGGTGAACGGCGTGACGATCATCGACGATTACGGCCACCACCCGGTCGAGATCGCCGCCGTGCTGAAGGCCGCCCGTCAGGCCACCAAGGGCCGCGTCATCGCCGTGCATCAGCCGCATCGCTACTCGCGCCTGTCGGGCCTGTTCGAGGATTTCTGCACCTGCTTCAACGAGGCCGATGTGGTCGGCATCGCCGATGTCTATGCAGCAGGCGAAGACCCGATCCCCGGCGCCAGCCGCGACGACCTCGTCGCCGGTCTGATTGCCCACGGCCACCGCCACGCCCGCGCCGTGGTCGACGAGGACGACCTCGCCCGTCTGGTCCGCGAACAGGCGCGCCCCGGTGACATGGTGGTCTGCCTCGGCGCCGGATCGATCTCGGCATGGACAAATGGCCTGCCGGAACGTCTGACGGAAAAAGCCGCCTGA
- a CDS encoding cob(I)yrinic acid a,c-diamide adenosyltransferase → MVVLNRIYTRTGDGGQTALSDGSRVAKHDTRVEAYGAVDELNATLGLCALHAEGGIAARIAMIQNELFDLGADLSRPDMAADKDAPYPVLRIIDAQVQRLETEIDQMNATLEPLRSFILPGGSALAAHLHLARTVARRAERRATALATQSDVNPAALHYLNRLSDWLFVAARVANPGQSGDVLWVPGASREASS, encoded by the coding sequence ATGGTCGTTCTGAACCGGATCTACACCCGCACCGGCGATGGCGGGCAGACGGCGCTGTCCGATGGCAGCCGCGTTGCGAAACACGATACGCGTGTCGAAGCTTATGGCGCCGTGGACGAACTTAATGCGACGCTTGGCCTGTGCGCGCTGCATGCCGAAGGCGGAATCGCGGCGCGGATCGCCATGATACAGAACGAATTATTCGACCTCGGCGCGGATCTGTCGCGCCCGGACATGGCGGCGGACAAGGATGCGCCATATCCGGTGCTGCGCATCATCGACGCTCAGGTGCAGCGGCTGGAGACGGAGATTGACCAGATGAACGCGACGCTGGAACCGCTGCGCAGTTTCATCCTGCCCGGTGGCAGCGCGCTTGCGGCGCATCTGCATCTGGCGCGGACGGTCGCACGCCGCGCTGAACGCCGCGCAACGGCTCTGGCAACGCAATCGGACGTCAATCCGGCGGCACTGCATTACCTCAACCGGCTGTCGGACTGGCTGTTCGTGGCGGCGAGGGTTGCAAATCCCGGCCAATCCGGCGACGTTCTCTGGGTTCCGGGCGCCAGCCGGGAGGCCAGTTCATGA
- a CDS encoding DUF2852 domain-containing protein yields the protein MENSATTEWRPGPATRVRHALEGIRDWLDERGRPAWFATMIVGFIFVWPVGLAILIYMIGSNRMGCKNRRYSKHKTKFGSSGNTAFDAYREATMKRLEEEHEQFTAFMTRLREARDKAEFDQFMTERRAAPQAPTPTDDRPVQL from the coding sequence ATGGAAAACAGCGCAACGACGGAATGGCGACCGGGTCCGGCAACACGGGTACGGCATGCCCTTGAAGGGATCAGGGACTGGCTCGACGAACGGGGCCGGCCCGCATGGTTCGCGACAATGATCGTGGGCTTTATCTTCGTCTGGCCGGTCGGTCTGGCCATCCTCATTTACATGATCGGGAGCAATCGCATGGGCTGCAAAAACCGCAGATACAGTAAGCACAAAACCAAATTCGGAAGTTCCGGGAATACCGCATTCGACGCCTATCGCGAGGCGACGATGAAGCGGCTGGAAGAAGAGCATGAGCAGTTCACGGCCTTCATGACCCGGCTGCGCGAGGCCCGCGACAAGGCGGAATTCGACCAGTTCATGACCGAACGCCGTGCCGCGCCGCAAGCGCCGACGCCGACGGATGATCGTCCGGTTCAGCTTTAA
- a CDS encoding 3-hydroxybutyryl-CoA dehydrogenase: MAIESVGVVGAGQMGNGIAHVFALAGYDVILSDVNGEALENAVALITRNLDRQVKGEKISADAKDAALGRIRTTLELKDLGSCDLIIEAATEREAVKHKIFEELLPHLKPETILTSNTSSISITRLASRTDRPGKFMGFHFMNPVPVMQLVELIRGIATDEDTYKTLVEVVEKLGKTSATAEDFPAFIVNRILMPMINEAVYTLYEGVGSVKSIDQSMKLGANWPMGPLELADFIGLDTCLAIMGVLHDGLADTKYRPCPLLTKYVEAGWLGRKSGRGFYDYSGDTPVPTR; the protein is encoded by the coding sequence ATGGCAATCGAATCCGTAGGTGTGGTCGGCGCAGGTCAGATGGGGAACGGCATTGCGCATGTCTTTGCCCTCGCCGGCTATGACGTCATCCTGAGCGACGTGAATGGTGAGGCGCTTGAAAACGCGGTCGCGCTGATCACCAGGAATCTCGACCGGCAGGTGAAGGGCGAGAAAATCTCCGCCGATGCGAAGGACGCAGCACTCGGGCGCATCCGGACCACGCTGGAGCTGAAAGATCTCGGCTCGTGCGATCTGATCATCGAGGCGGCAACGGAGCGTGAAGCGGTCAAGCACAAGATTTTCGAGGAATTGCTGCCGCATCTGAAGCCGGAGACGATCCTGACCTCCAACACCTCGTCCATCTCCATCACGCGACTGGCCAGCCGGACCGACCGGCCCGGCAAGTTCATGGGTTTCCATTTCATGAACCCGGTTCCGGTGATGCAGCTTGTGGAGTTGATCCGCGGTATCGCGACGGATGAGGACACCTATAAAACGCTGGTCGAGGTGGTCGAGAAGCTTGGCAAGACCTCCGCAACCGCCGAGGATTTCCCGGCCTTTATCGTCAACCGCATTCTGATGCCGATGATCAACGAGGCCGTCTATACGCTTTATGAGGGCGTCGGTTCGGTGAAATCGATCGACCAGTCGATGAAACTGGGGGCAAACTGGCCGATGGGGCCGCTGGAACTGGCGGATTTCATCGGGCTGGACACCTGCCTTGCGATCATGGGCGTGCTGCATGACGGGCTGGCGGATACGAAATACCGCCCCTGCCCGCTGCTGACCAAATATGTCGAAGCGGGCTGGCTGGGCCGCAAATCCGGGCGTGGATTTTACGACTATTCCGGTGATACGCCGGTGCCGACCCGCTGA
- the ftsW gene encoding putative lipid II flippase FtsW, giving the protein MTEMVFGATPVREGDPILPRWWRTVDRWSLFAVLCLFAVGLLLGLAASVPLAEKHNLPAFYYVKRQAMFGLLGLVVMFVISLMNPRQIRRIGVIGFFISVLVVAALPVIGTDFGKGATRWLSLGFASVQPSEFLKPFLIVSVAWCMAASQEVGGPPGRTISFVITAAVVMMLVMQPDFGQASLVLFSWCVMFFVAGAPMAILLGVAGLTVVGGFLAYGSSEHFARRIDGFLSPEVDPRTQLGYATNAIQEGGFFGVGVGEGTVKWSLPDAHTDFIIAVAAEEYGLVMVLCIIALYATIVFRSLMRLLRERDPFARIAGTGLACAFGVQALINMGVAVRLLPAKGMTLPFVSYGGSSVIASGIAMGMLLALTRHRPQGEISDVIGRGR; this is encoded by the coding sequence ATGACCGAGATGGTCTTTGGCGCAACCCCAGTGCGGGAAGGCGACCCGATTCTCCCCAGATGGTGGCGGACCGTGGACAGGTGGTCCCTGTTCGCGGTGCTGTGTTTGTTCGCGGTCGGGCTGCTGCTTGGCCTCGCGGCGTCGGTGCCGCTGGCGGAGAAGCATAACCTGCCTGCATTCTACTATGTGAAGCGGCAGGCGATGTTCGGGCTGCTCGGCCTGGTCGTGATGTTCGTGATCTCGCTGATGAACCCGCGTCAGATCCGCCGGATCGGGGTGATCGGGTTCTTTATCTCGGTGCTGGTCGTTGCCGCATTGCCGGTGATCGGGACCGATTTCGGCAAGGGCGCGACCCGCTGGCTGAGCCTCGGCTTCGCCTCTGTCCAGCCGTCGGAGTTCCTGAAACCCTTCCTCATCGTCTCCGTCGCCTGGTGCATGGCCGCCAGTCAGGAAGTCGGCGGCCCGCCCGGCCGGACCATCAGCTTTGTCATCACCGCCGCCGTGGTCATGATGCTGGTGATGCAACCCGATTTCGGGCAAGCCTCGCTGGTGCTGTTCTCGTGGTGCGTGATGTTCTTTGTGGCCGGTGCGCCGATGGCAATCCTGCTCGGCGTGGCCGGTCTGACCGTGGTTGGCGGGTTCCTCGCCTATGGCTCGTCGGAGCATTTCGCCCGCCGCATTGACGGGTTCCTCTCGCCCGAGGTCGATCCGCGCACCCAGCTCGGCTATGCCACCAATGCCATTCAGGAGGGCGGCTTCTTCGGCGTCGGCGTGGGGGAAGGGACCGTCAAATGGTCGCTGCCCGACGCGCATACCGATTTCATCATCGCCGTCGCTGCGGAGGAGTACGGCCTCGTCATGGTGCTTTGCATCATCGCACTTTACGCCACCATCGTGTTCCGCTCGCTGATGCGGCTGCTGCGTGAGCGTGACCCGTTTGCCCGCATCGCCGGCACCGGGCTGGCCTGTGCCTTCGGCGTGCAGGCGCTGATCAATATGGGCGTCGCCGTGCGCCTGCTGCCCGCCAAGGGGATGACGCTGCCGTTTGTCAGCTATGGCGGCTCTTCGGTGATCGCGTCCGGCATCGCTATGGGGATGCTGCTGGCGCTGACCCGCCACCGCCCGCAGGGGGAGATCTCCGACGTTATCGGACGGGGCCGCTGA
- a CDS encoding TetR/AcrR family transcriptional regulator, with protein MALRRRSYHHGNLREALIEAAIYLIEKTGPHSFSLSEAARRAGVSAAAPYRHFKGRDDLLEEVARLGFIEFGKALSKAYGEGGPTPLDAIQRVGSSYLKFAEEHQGYYMAMFESGIAITRNSTLYQVYEDAFSVLIKVTQELVDAAPPETRPPVSMIANHIWAMSHGVVELFARSKQSAITQFSASDILSSGVLIYLNGLGLLNGTSPERG; from the coding sequence TTGGCCCTGCGTCGTCGGTCCTACCATCACGGGAACCTCCGCGAAGCCCTGATCGAAGCCGCGATCTATCTGATCGAAAAGACCGGCCCGCACTCTTTTTCACTCAGCGAGGCGGCAAGGCGGGCGGGGGTGTCCGCAGCCGCACCTTACCGTCATTTCAAGGGCCGCGACGATCTGCTGGAGGAGGTCGCCCGCCTCGGCTTCATCGAATTTGGCAAGGCGCTCAGCAAGGCCTATGGCGAAGGCGGCCCGACCCCGCTTGATGCGATACAACGTGTGGGCAGCAGCTATCTCAAATTTGCCGAAGAACATCAGGGCTATTACATGGCGATGTTCGAAAGCGGTATCGCGATCACCCGGAACAGCACGCTTTATCAGGTCTATGAAGACGCATTCTCGGTGCTGATCAAGGTGACGCAGGAACTCGTCGATGCCGCCCCGCCGGAGACAAGACCGCCGGTCAGCATGATCGCCAACCATATCTGGGCGATGAGCCACGGCGTCGTCGAGCTTTTCGCCCGCAGCAAGCAAAGCGCGATCACGCAGTTTTCCGCCAGCGATATTCTCAGCTCGGGCGTGCTGATCTATCTGAACGGGCTTGGGCTGCTGAACGGAACCTCGCCCGAACGCGGCTGA
- the murG gene encoding undecaprenyldiphospho-muramoylpentapeptide beta-N-acetylglucosaminyltransferase translates to MPKYALIAAGGTGGHMFPAQALSEALLKDGWRVKLSTDDRGARYATAFPAEVSREILPSATTARGGLTGKLSAPFKIASGILAARRAFRRDRPDVVIGFGGYPTIPAMSAALSMRIPRMIHEQNGVMGRVNTLFAPRVDRVACGIWPTALPQGVTGTHTGNPVRQSVLARAGAAYDPPGDGQLNLLVIGGSQGARVLSDIVPAAVAALPEDIRRRLNVAHQARSEDHDRVVAAYQSAGIKAEIEPFFADVPERLTDCHLVISRAGASSVADITAIGRPSILIPYAAAMGDHQSANARPLADAHAAIVLPESIVDAATLTRDIAAILTDADRATQMAHAAAALGRPDATARLHELVTELAA, encoded by the coding sequence ATGCCGAAATATGCACTGATCGCGGCCGGCGGGACCGGCGGGCATATGTTCCCCGCACAGGCTTTGTCGGAGGCACTGCTGAAAGATGGCTGGCGAGTAAAGCTCTCGACCGATGACCGCGGCGCGCGCTACGCCACCGCCTTCCCGGCAGAGGTCAGTCGCGAGATCCTGCCTTCCGCCACCACGGCGCGCGGCGGACTGACCGGCAAGCTCTCCGCACCGTTCAAGATCGCATCCGGCATCCTCGCCGCCCGCCGAGCCTTCCGCCGCGACCGGCCCGATGTCGTGATCGGCTTCGGCGGCTACCCGACCATCCCGGCCATGTCGGCGGCGCTCTCCATGCGCATTCCCCGCATGATCCACGAACAGAACGGCGTCATGGGCCGGGTCAACACGCTTTTTGCCCCGCGAGTCGACCGCGTCGCCTGCGGCATCTGGCCGACCGCGCTGCCGCAGGGCGTTACCGGCACCCATACCGGCAACCCGGTCCGCCAGTCGGTACTGGCCCGCGCCGGTGCCGCCTATGACCCGCCCGGTGACGGCCAGCTCAACCTGCTGGTGATCGGCGGCAGTCAGGGCGCGCGCGTCCTCTCCGACATCGTGCCCGCAGCCGTCGCGGCCCTTCCCGAAGACATCCGCCGCCGCCTGAACGTCGCCCATCAGGCCCGCTCCGAGGATCACGACCGCGTCGTCGCCGCCTATCAATCCGCCGGGATCAAGGCCGAGATCGAACCGTTCTTCGCCGATGTCCCCGAGCGGCTGACCGACTGCCATCTGGTCATCAGCCGCGCCGGTGCCTCCTCCGTCGCGGACATCACGGCGATTGGCCGCCCCTCGATCCTGATCCCCTACGCCGCCGCCATGGGCGACCACCAATCCGCCAATGCGCGGCCTCTTGCCGATGCGCATGCTGCGATTGTCCTGCCTGAATCGATAGTTGACGCAGCGACGCTGACGCGCGACATCGCTGCAATTCTGACTGATGCTGACCGCGCAACGCAAATGGCCCATGCCGCCGCCGCGCTTGGCCGGCCGGACGCCACCGCGCGTCTCCATGAACTTGTTACGGAGCTTGCTGCATGA
- a CDS encoding class I SAM-dependent methyltransferase has translation MDSSQNGWEASAAAWIADMGDTGDLSRQFVLDRPMLERVRQGNFRNALDVGCGEGRFCRMLRAEGIETTAIEPTRTLRETAQARDPDGVYIDATAEALPFDDARFDLVVSYLTLIDIDGAEAAIGEMARVLKPGGSLLIANINGFATAGAWHRNDEGEALFFGIDRYLDARPEWVSWRGIAIRNWHRPLSMYMQLLLHTGLRLVHFDEPSPDTGAEPGWAERNRRIPFFHLMEWRKA, from the coding sequence ATGGACAGTTCGCAAAACGGCTGGGAAGCCTCTGCCGCCGCGTGGATCGCCGATATGGGCGATACCGGCGATCTCTCGCGGCAATTCGTGCTGGACCGCCCGATGCTTGAACGGGTCCGGCAGGGCAATTTCCGCAACGCGCTGGATGTCGGATGCGGCGAAGGGCGATTTTGCCGGATGCTGCGCGCCGAAGGCATAGAGACAACTGCAATAGAACCGACCCGCACGCTGCGCGAAACCGCGCAGGCCCGCGACCCGGACGGGGTTTATATTGACGCCACAGCCGAGGCCCTGCCCTTTGACGACGCGCGCTTTGATCTGGTCGTCAGCTATCTGACGCTGATCGATATTGACGGCGCGGAAGCAGCCATTGGCGAAATGGCGCGTGTTCTCAAACCCGGCGGATCGCTGCTGATCGCCAATATCAACGGCTTCGCCACTGCCGGTGCCTGGCATCGCAACGATGAGGGCGAGGCGCTTTTCTTCGGGATAGATCGCTATCTTGACGCCCGCCCCGAATGGGTGAGTTGGCGGGGGATCGCGATCCGCAACTGGCACAGACCGCTGAGCATGTATATGCAGCTTCTGCTGCATACGGGATTGCGGCTGGTCCACTTCGACGAACCGTCCCCGGATACCGGCGCAGAACCCGGATGGGCCGAGCGCAACCGGAGGATCCCGTTTTTCCACCTTATGGAGTGGCGCAAAGCCTGA
- a CDS encoding twin transmembrane helix small protein, with amino-acid sequence MADDPLFILILVALLGVVTVLAIGVGGFGIGGSFNAKHGNRMMRLRIIAQAIAIVLILIFIALPGGG; translated from the coding sequence ATGGCAGACGACCCGCTGTTCATCCTGATCCTTGTCGCGCTGCTCGGCGTGGTGACGGTGCTGGCGATTGGCGTTGGCGGTTTCGGCATCGGCGGCAGCTTCAACGCCAAGCATGGCAACCGGATGATGCGGCTGCGGATCATCGCGCAGGCCATCGCCATCGTGCTGATCCTGATCTTCATCGCGCTGCCCGGCGGCGGCTGA
- a CDS encoding electron transfer flavoprotein subunit beta/FixA family protein, which produces MKVLVPVKRVIDYNVKPKVKSDGSGVDLANVKMSMNPFDEIAVEEAIRLKEAGTAEEVVVVSIGVKQAQETLRTALAMGADRAILVVAADDVHQDIEPLAVAKILKAVIDEEQPKLVIAGKQAIDNDMNATGQMLAALLGWGQATFASKLEIAGDAAKVTREVDGGLQTIEVKLPAIVTADLRLNEPRYASLPNIMKAKKKPLDEKTAADYGVDVTPRLEITHTAEPEGRKAGIIVGDVDELVSKLKEAGVV; this is translated from the coding sequence ATGAAGGTCCTCGTGCCGGTTAAGCGCGTGATTGACTATAATGTGAAGCCGAAGGTTAAGTCTGACGGTTCCGGTGTTGATCTTGCGAATGTGAAGATGTCGATGAACCCGTTCGACGAGATTGCCGTGGAAGAGGCGATCCGTCTGAAGGAGGCGGGGACGGCGGAAGAGGTCGTGGTGGTCTCGATCGGCGTGAAGCAGGCGCAGGAGACGCTGCGCACGGCGCTGGCCATGGGCGCGGACCGGGCCATTCTGGTGGTCGCGGCGGATGATGTGCATCAGGATATCGAGCCGCTGGCGGTCGCGAAGATCCTGAAAGCGGTGATCGACGAGGAACAGCCGAAGCTGGTCATCGCCGGGAAACAGGCCATCGACAACGACATGAACGCGACCGGCCAGATGCTGGCAGCCCTGCTCGGCTGGGGTCAGGCGACATTCGCGTCGAAGCTGGAGATCGCGGGCGATGCGGCCAAGGTCACCCGCGAGGTCGATGGCGGTCTGCAGACCATCGAGGTGAAACTGCCCGCCATCGTGACGGCGGATCTGCGGCTGAACGAACCGCGCTATGCCTCGCTGCCGAACATCATGAAGGCGAAGAAGAAGCCGCTGGATGAGAAGACGGCGGCGGATTACGGCGTGGACGTGACCCCGCGGCTGGAGATCACCCACACCGCCGAACCCGAGGGCCGCAAGGCCGGGATCATCGTCGGCGATGTCGACGAGCTTGTCTCGAAACTGAAAGAAGCGGGGGTTGTGTGA
- a CDS encoding HPr family phosphocarrier protein, with translation MTNGTVNRVLQIVNEKGLHARASAKFVETVEKFDAEANVSREGMTVSGDSIMGLLMLAASRGTEIDVVTSGAQAAELAEALAALVANRFGEGR, from the coding sequence ATGACGAACGGCACAGTGAACCGCGTCCTTCAGATCGTGAATGAAAAGGGTCTCCACGCCCGCGCCTCCGCGAAATTCGTCGAAACGGTCGAGAAATTCGATGCGGAGGCGAATGTCAGCCGCGAAGGCATGACGGTGTCGGGCGATTCGATCATGGGCCTGCTGATGCTCGCCGCCAGTCGCGGCACTGAAATCGATGTCGTGACCAGCGGCGCGCAAGCCGCCGAACTGGCGGAGGCGTTGGCGGCGCTTGTCGCGAACCGCTTCGGCGAGGGCCGCTAG